tattccctttaaataagaaaaataataaaaaagtatagtaatataaaataaaataataaaaaaatatttatttttctaaaaaaacttgTGTCAGTCTCCTCGGTTATAAGAAATTCATCCTCGAGTTTAGACCTCAGTTAGATATTGTCCCCCACCAGGAACATCTCTTTGTATCTAAGTCACCCCACCATGAAACCATAATACAATGCGGGTTGCTCTATTATAGGTCTCAACACAACACTTTTATGCTCCATCATGGATCTTTAACATAACACATTTATATAACCTGTACCATCATGGATTCCACTATCAAAATTCCCAATAAAAGTaattggcataaaaaaaaaataacacactagtttctaaacatttttttttccaatagaaAACATCATCACTCTCTTCTATACAAGCATGACTTATTCTAGACTTATTCTAGGCATGGATGTCtcccatttcaaaaaattattacaattgtttataaaaaaaaaactataaaatcctagtaatattaatagaaaaaataaaatatgaaataatattgaataaaagaaataaaatagaaaaaatattctcttcaaataaaaaaaaaaacttgaaaagcaTGGTAACAcacctaataaaaaaagaaaaataaaaaaataaaattaactaaaaaaaatatatatttttttcaaaaaaaccaaaacttcaaCATCATGCTGGGGGGACTGTTTAGAGGTACGAAAACCTGagaaagattttattattattattattattttttatgtttcgcctattttgtttttgtattttttatgacttTTATGTCAGtgcatccttttttattttttgcacgTTGTTTGCGTTTAGCCTTAGATTACTATTCACAGAGAGAAAATCGAGTCAATTTATTGGTTCGAAGACTTTGAAGGGTAGGCAAAAGTGGAGTTGTTGGAATAATAGAAGAATATCCTACCCGTTACTTTTAGCACTACTactttttgtaattaattaatctgaTATAATTCCAAATTATGCCTATCATGTAAGATTTAATCAATTGTATTTATACGCTtattaattataagataatttaatttatcttgatcatatcaaattgaattaaataattgcGAGTCATCCAACTTCGAATCCAACATCATGAATCTTTCATCTAAAGGGGTagataattcaaatttattaaaaccttttttttttttttttgcaaggatGACAACGAGTTATTagcatcataaacatgtttaaattgtttctaaattaaataagagaaaattttataaagaataaatatatataaattgagatTTAGAACACTATAAAATAAAACGATATAATAGATAGACGACAACTGTGGGGCTTTCAGGTGGGTAGGTTGACGCCACtaatttattcattaattattcCTATAGGCAACACTTTGGCTAGAAGACCCCTCTAGTTTCATTTATTCATTAATTGTCCTTATATTTAATATTGGCAACACTTTTATTAGTTGATAATCTTAACAAAATTTACAGTCCCTTAACAAAACTGACTTTGATGGGGGGAAAAAAactattgtattttattaaaataagtcACAGGCATGCCACCGAAATGTGACATTCGAGATTTAAATACACatagtattttgattttcaaaatcttaatttatttaaatattaattcattttcatcaacattaattgtataattttttttaaattataaaaatgaaattttagtaACTAAAAGCATTGATAATTTTTCCGTAAagattaaattatctttaaacaatgtcagttttattaaaaaaaataataatacttgtGACAAGTTTACTTTACTAGTAACCATGCtttaacctaaaaaatcaaatcataaattttttatattatatcttgaaatcagAGCTGACTTAAGCTAAGGGTTACTTAAACAATTACCCAAGATCTTCACTTAACAACaggtctaaaaaataaataaaatatatttgttaatttattttatcaagtaAAAATTACCCTCATTTAAAAACAGATTCCaagtataaaatgaaaattattcaaGGCTCTACTTGTcagatatacataaaaaatatttttttaaaatttttaaaaactattttgctCAAGATCTCCATTAATCTTAAGCCACTGTGCTCAAAATTTAAACCATTATGTTGATGGAACTCCCTTAATTGGAGAAGATATTAGGTAAAAATTACTAATGGTCTATTATCCAAAGAAATTGCAAGAAAAGGGGGTTCAATTCATATTTGTAGAAAAATCGGGGagctataataaaaaaacaaaacaaaacaatagaGATTAGGGGACAGAAAGGCAACGCAAGTCGGCAACTGGAATCTTTCAACCTCCAACAATTGATTCTCTTTTATATTCtctctttaaattatttcaataaaccaGCCCATAATTCACAACAcaaaccatttttatttttgttttttagataaagCAAGCAAAAACACTCGAGGCTTCCCTGACATCAAAACATGACGGTTTCTTCTGCAGAAAATATTGTTGATGATGcgtgcgttttttttttttttccttttaatatttGCAAGCTATTTATTGGGTCCTTTTAAGTTCTTAGATTTGTATACAATTTAAGATCATTAATGTGTTGGTGTTCGtctcttttatttcattcttttgatgttggttttctctttatttttggaGTTATGATCCCTCTAACCATGGGCTTGattttcataatcttttttcttaatgCATTTTAGAGTTTCCATCATATACGTATTGATTCAGTAATGGGAGACCCACAAgtctttgttattattattttccccTGTGATCTGCTAGATAATATTGCATGCATTGCTCtcgatattattttttcttcttttgacaATTATCTTAGGACAATTCATCGAGAGTATACAGAGGTCTTATAAGTTTCCCAAAACGTAGTTGTTTTTGTTAGGATTGATCTTCCTTTTTAATCGAAGCATGAGTGTTGTTGATAGGAACTGGTGGTGGAAGAGCTAGCTAGGATATGATAGGTTCAAAGTAGTTGGTTGCTCCCAAATCTGGAACTGTTGGCTATGAATGCTTTTAATAAGTTAGTAACTGTCCTGTTATcactttaaatcataattagGAGCCCACATCTTTCATACATAGACATGTGCCTGATGAAACAAGCTTCAAtggacaagtttttttttttttttttcctcttgtcAAAATCATGTAATGTTGGAAGAAAATGAATGACGAGATAGGATATTAGTGACTCAATCTAGTGGCAAAGTGGTTTTGACACTGGCTCTTGATGCTAAAGTAACTGCCTGGTAAGCTGGTGATAAAAGATTTGTACTGTTCGCCGTTTGGGATTCTTCATTATTGAATCACActcgtttttttgtttttttttttttataaaaaattggatGCAGTACATTCTCTCTCTCCAGGCTTGCTCCTTTGGAAGCGATACTATTTGATGTTGATGGGACTCTCTGTGATTCAGATCCCCTCCACCATTATGCCTTCCGAGAAATGCTTCAAGAGGTAATGCTTCTGTACTGAAAACTCAGGTCTTCATTGTGTTGTGATCATATTTTTCTTCCACACACATGTCATGTGCATCACACCATGCAAAGCTGTAACAGGAGATGTTCTTTCCTTGAGGAGGTGAATATGTTAAATCATGCTGTCTAATTGATAGACCTATCACTTAAGCTATACTTTTTGAAAACTACTAATCCAGATTGGAGAACTAATCACATTGTGTTGTCCAACAGATAAATTTCAATGATGGGGTCCCAATTACGGAGGAATTCTTTGTTAAGAATATTGCTGGCAAGCATAATGAGGATATTGCTTTGACCCTCTTTCCCGATGATCTCCAGCGAGGCTTAAAATTCACGGATGATAAGGAAGCCATGTTTCGAAGGTAGATCACCTACTAGTTAGTTCCTTTGTTGAGATTCCCTCTAGGTCCAAACCATGTAACTTCTTCTATTTGAAACAGGTTGGCATCTGAGCAACTTAAGCCTATAAATGGTCTATACAAATTGAAGAAATGGGTTGAAGACCGTGGGCTGAAACGAGCTGCAGTTACGAATGCTCCAAGAGCAAATGCTGAACTCATGATCTCACTTCTGGGCCTCTCAGATTTTTTCCATGCTGTTATCATTGGGGATGATTGTCAACATGCCAAACCACACCCAGAACCCTACTTGAAGGCTCTTGAAGTACTCAATGTGTCAAAGGACCACACCTTTGTGTGCGAGGTTGGCCTTCTTCCTGGATTTGTTATTTTCTAAGCTTCTGAAGCTCGGGAGATTTTCCTAACATTCTGTTCTGTTTTTCCTTGGTTAGGATTCTGTTTCAGGCATAAAAGCTGGGGTGGCCGCCGGGATGCCTGTTGTTGGTTTAACTACCAGAAACCCAGAACATTTATTGCTGGAGGCAAAGCCTACACTTCTTATAAAGGATTATGAAGATCCGAAGTTGTGGACAGCTCTGGAAGAACTTGATAAGCAAGCAGCTGCTGCAAAACCTGCTGCTTGAATAATCTCCTTGGTAACTAGAAGGATTATGATTTACCTGAATAATTCTTTTCCAATAGAACTAGCGTATCTTACCCCCTGAAGCTGCTTGCGGTCTGACATCAAGCGCATTGGCCCATAATGAATGGCGTCCATTTGGTTTTAGGGGATGTGTCCCTCCTAACATTCATAGAGACCATGCGGACGCAGTGCTTCTCAAAGGTACTGGGGTAATCacttgaaaataaatggaaTCACAATCCACAATTGTATTCTACTTTCGGTGTGTAATctgaaaacaaatttatattcGATCATTATGATCTGATTATGCATTTTCTGATGTTTACTATTCGGAACTCTTGTCACTTTCGGAGCCACGTCTTTGCAAATAGGCCCTTCAGAATGAACCCTTCCAAACCTTTCACCGATTCACAGAATGATAATGGCACAATCCAATCTAGCTAACTTGGCAGTCagagtttgtttgagattttatattCAAACTACAGTGTGGGGGATATATTTATGTGTTAGGATTTAAAGAGTATCAGCtagaggaaaaaacaaaatactagaCTAGgagatgtttgttaatatttGAAATGCCTCGGGCCGTGATCATGTCAGTATTTATTAATAGACAACAAAGTAGTAACGTGAAATGCATTAAAggatgtttgggagtgtggtagctgttgcttttcaaatagcttttcgtgccgaaaagcatgccaataatgttttttattttttaaaaaattatttttgatatcagcacatcaaaacgatccagaaaatacaaaccaaactcaattttagcaaaaaaaaaaaaaaaacaagtttgaattttttcgaaAAGCAGGTCACACCTCAATCCCAAACATCCTGTCTAAAAAGAAGGCAGTGAACCAGCCCACCCGCGTCTGTGGCTCCCCTTTTTTCCTGtttactgtttgtttttatgttataaaaatgattttaaaaaaagttttaattttttaaaaaaaaaattaatatttttttagtttttttatatatgctaatattaaaaataatttttttaaaataaaaattattattttaatacatttctaaaataaaatatatttaaaaaaaactaccaaaTTCCCTATTTGGTTAATCTTCAATTATCTTGGGCACTTGGACCTCTTGTTCATTCAATACGCCCTTGAAGAAGAACAAGCTCTCTCTTCTCAAAGAGTATATAGATAGATCCTTGTGCTATTTGCAGCCTCGcatcaaataaaagcaatgacagCTTCTTCTGGTGAAAACTCGGCTGAGAGGTATTTCTCTTAATCTCCTTTCGTGCTTCATCTTCGTTTCCAGGTTTTAATGTTGATTGTGTACGTCAATGGATGTTTAGAAAACCAAAAAGGTTTTACTGCCTATGATTCTGTGTCTCAGTCTCAATCCACTCTGTCctgttttgtaattaattacctGGTTCTACACCAGgtgttttgtttatgttttaaataCATGTATCATTTAGGGAGAGATTTTAGCAGATATTAGTAAAAGCGTTAGCATAAAACTTCAGAGTTGAGACACGAGAATAAAAAATGTGACGAATCCATCGGATCAAGTGGTGCTGAGTGTTAGGACAGCTGAAAACACATCCCTTGTTTTCTGTAATCCACCTAACTACCCAAATATTGTTTTCTCGGTTGATTATTTCATGCATCCTCTTTATTGAATGtaatacaaattttaaatgGATGCTAAGCACGAAGATGGAAATGATGTCTCTAATGGTATTGAAACAAAAACCAGATCCAAAAAGAGTTTCATTTTCACGCTGCCTGAAGTTCAAACATCTCAGCTTTTTTTGTGGAAAATAGATTAGGCCCTGGGGAAGGAAATGGATAAAGGcggattgaaaataataataaccaagTCACTGGGCGTGATATGATAAGCAAACTGGACTGAAGATGCAATTTTGATGCTTAGTTGGTGGTTAAGAAATCAGGGGCACGACTCACGAGCCATGGCGATTGATGATCTTGATTCAATTGTCTTCGTTTTCTGGGTGCAGAAAAAGCTCTCTTTCTGGATTTGCTCCACTGGAAGCTGTATTATTTGATGTTGATGGAACTTTATGCGATTCTGATCCCCTTCACTATTTTACCTTTCGAGAAATGCTTCAAGAGGTAATTTGTTTAATGAATAGGGTCCTTGTTTCTGATCAATGATCAAATGAGTTAAATTACACAAAATGAAGTGGAGGGGATTAACCAACATTTTGGTTTGTAATAGATAAATTTCAACGGAGGGGTTCCTATTACCGAGAAGTTCTTCTCTGAGAAACTTTCTGGCAAGCACAATGAAGATATGGCTTTGGTTCTCTTCCCTGATGATATTGAAGGAGGCATGAAATTTCTTGCTGATAAAGAAGCTGTGTTTCGGAGGTAAAATGCCAaagtttcttatatatatatagttattagTTTTCCTGAAGCCCTTACCATAAGATTTCTCCAATGGAAAAACAGATTGGCCCCGGAAAGATTGAAGGCTGTAAATGGCTTATACAAAATGAAGAAATGGGTTGAAGATCATGGCTTGAAACGGGCTGCAGTCACTAACGCTCCAAGAGAGAATGCTGAACTCATCATATCGATTCTGGGGCTCACAGATTTCTTTGAAGCTCTTATAATAGGAAGTGAATGTGAGCATCCAAAACCACACCCAGACCCCTACTTGAAGGCTCTTGAAGCACTCAAGGTGTCAAAAGACCACACTTTTGTATTTGAGGTATCCCTTCTTCCCTCAGCTCCCTCCAAATATTGCTCCAAGCCATTGTTCTTTCGTGAAATCTGATGCTTTGCTTTTCTGGTTTTCACTTGAACAGGATTCTGTTTCAGGGATAAAAGCTGGAGTGGCAGCTGGGTTGCCGGTTGTTGGGTTGACTACAGGGAACCCAGAGCATGCGCTGGTGGAAGCAAACCCTACCCTTCTCCTCAAGGATTATAATGATCCGAAACTCTGGGCAGCACTGGAAGAGCTTGAGAGTGCAGGAAAAGCTGTAGCTTGAATAATTCATTTGCAAAATAGTGTATTACTGCTCATCTTTCCACCATTATTTACTGCTTAACCTGTAAAACATACTGCTCGAGCAAGGATCACGATCACAGGCTTGATTAAGGGCTTGCGTTGTCAAATGAGGTCTAATAATAGCATCTTGACAGTTAAATTCTTCTGTAAATGCTCAAAGTGTCTTTTCAAATGCAATCTTATTTTTGCCTTTTGTAAGTGAGACTaagatttttgaataaaaataagacatttaaaaaaaaacaatgaaattatcacagaaaactaataaaatgaCTAAGTTCTAGACAAATATAAAATCCCGCTAAtgtttatagatttattttttaaaattaaagggattgacactaaaaacataaagattaattaagttattaactcattgttttattaaaaacacaGGATTAAATAACAGTTTTCTCGTGTTGTAAATTTTTTCCATAAatctggaaaaaagaaaaagagaatggAAACTTGAGTCTCGCTTTCATCATTGGCTAAAATAATTAGACCTTGGAGAAAATAAAGGGGTCAAAGTGAACGGGAAGTTTCTGATTTAGGAATTTGGGATAGGGCCATGGTGATACAATGATTTAGagcttattatatttatttttatgattatttttaaattattttgatgtgctaatattaaaataatatttaaaaaaaaattattttgatgtatttccaactaaaaaataatttaaaaagaaatcattacTATAATATCAACAAGCTCTTAAGCTTATTATTTGAtgcaaaactaatttttttggatattaattaaacaaactaCAAGATCACCTAGTTTTCTCGTATatacaaatatattatattgtagaTTATAATAGTTATACTCGATGTActcttttattctttaatttttctattttagtattggattttttttcttaatttgttcaTTTTACATTGAGTTGATTTGAACATGGActtttgatgatttgttttgattgacTTGATATATGATTctcatgacataaaaaaaatgtcgtTCAGTTAATGTatttagcaaaataaaattattcttagtGTCAATAGATTTTATTTAGTAAGGAAAGTTctattatagtatttttaactCTTCATTTAGTGAAAGATGTAGATAGGGGCTCTAGAATATTTTTTCATcgggttgtttttttgtttttgggagaTTGAAGGGTAATGTGAGGTTAATTGCAGGTATAATAAAGTctatgttaagtttttttttagatgtttttaagtGAGAGGAggattgaaaaacaagattttttttttgtccaatgAGTCGAAACCTGCGCTGTATCGTcacaattcaaaataaagtCTATGGTTGATGAagaaaatttatcttattttttttaatatataattaaataaaaaatagtttaaaaaacataaacttattAAACCTAGTTAAATTTATGGCTCATGTCGtaagtttgatgggttaacttaaATTGATTTAGTATTTCATTGTTTACTAGTGTTGTGctattgtcatattttttaatatattcacattaaaattattaaatttatttttaattaaaactttacttTAAACTAAtgactcattttttttactgCCGAAAAACATTTGCATGAACATTATGTatgtacatttaaaaaataattattctactTGTGATGTAACATGTGTTAATTATCTATAGGTTAAAATTTTACTAGATCATTCtacaaacttaattttataagatGATCAACTCAATGTAACTAGCACAATTTAGAATGACTTTTGAATTAGACTacaaagtttttgttttaattgctttggcttttttttttttttggtaattatgACAGTTTATACCTTTatataaattgttgattttttttcccatcgtattattgaatttaaagatttttgCAGAATATTTATAAGTCttcctttattaattttaattttaaaacttaagaaCTCTAGTTTCTATTCATGTTTCATGGAATTGTGACAATACATGAGCTTGACTGAAATTCATATGCATTTATCGATATAAGATTAgtaatatatgtttatttacTGCTGAAAAACACGCACAATACCATAACATTACCTATGTACaccataaaagaaaattgattctACCAATTTTAAGAGCAGCGTTATGTTATACTGGATGGAACCCTGAATGAAGGCCGTAGATGgcttataaaagaaataataataataataataataaatgggtTGAAGATCATGGCTAGAAAGTAGAAACGGACTGCGGTTACTAATGCTCCAAGAGAGAATgctaaatgacaaaaaaaaaaaaaaaaaaatcaggtttaaaTTTGCCTCagacaataaattatttatatagaatGTTTGAGCTAACTTATACAcaccttaatttttataaaccctaaaattaataattagataaacctttaatagaaattaattaaaaataaattattataactatGGTAGgtgttttaataataaaaaaatttttaaaaaaataaaccatttttaattaaaactatttgATGGCATGTCACAAATGTGTATTTTGTACTATATAAATGTACAAATGGATAACATCTAAGTTTTTCAATTCATAAGGATTAAAAGGGAATAAGCTAGATTTCAAACTAGGAAAGTTAAGAAGCATTTGGGAAGCCGCTAGTGcgtatttttcaaaattttaaattaatttttattttattttgatatattaatattaaaaaagtaaattttaaaaaataaaaaatgttatttaactACATTtggaagtgaaaaaaaaaaccaccgtactaaacaattaaaaaataaaaatcctgaGTAAGGATTATAATAAGAGCAACTACTAGACATCCGCAAAGGAAAGCGGTCGAAAGACTTGCAACAGAGACAAATTcaggatatataaaaaatcatcccAGCTGAAAAAACTGGACCTGCCGTATCATGCCTGTCAACCACTAACTATATCAGATTTTCTCTTCACCATTCATCTCATGCAGCCCATGAGACTGAATCAATCTCATCCCTTGCATTTTTGTATAACTCAAGCCTTCTTGCACATTTCTGCCTCCTTTCCATTAATGCAGGATCTTCATCTAGCAATGCTGCAAGTTGTTTTCCCTACAGAACAAATGactgaaaaatcaataaaacacgTACTTGTAATTGTCTTGCAGTAGgcaaatggtaaaaaaaaaaaaaaaaaaccaagtttatATGACATCAAATCCCCATTGGAGAATATGCCAAGGTTTTTTCCATACCTCCTTTTTACCCACTTGGGTGTAGAAGTGATCCAGTAAAGATCGCTTGGCCTCCTTCACTTGACAATGAACCACAGCCTTTGGAATTGAATTCCTCAGTGTCTGAGACACCATACCAACATAAGAGGATACGTTTGATCCTATCCTACGAAAATGCCCCTCTGCGTATCGGTCTACATTAGAGACAGTTGGATCTCCACCCTTCTCCGCCTCTAGGGGAAGTTTTCTGAAGAAATCAGCAGTCAGGTAAGAGGATTCCATTTCCACCAACCTCAAAGTTGTCTTCTTGCTGTCTTCACGGAACCTCTCCAGTGCATCATAGGCTGCAGAAGCTATTTCAGCTTGAAGAGTTGGAAAGCGCTTCAACTCCTGTTCATTTCCCAAATCACTAATTATCATTCTTTCTAGATCTTTTCCAGTCATATACCTATAAAGTTTCTGAATTCCAAACCTGGGTTTCTCCAATTGACCTCCTTACAATCTCCTTCAAAATAGAGTGAACCTGCGAGATAACACCAATCAATAGAACATATTGCAGATTCCATGACTGGATAAGATCTGATGGAATTTGTATTGAGGAATGATGAA
This genomic interval from Populus alba chromosome 1, ASM523922v2, whole genome shotgun sequence contains the following:
- the LOC118039312 gene encoding haloacid dehalogenase-like hydrolase domain-containing protein Sgpp, whose translation is MTVSSAENIVDDATFSLSRLAPLEAILFDVDGTLCDSDPLHHYAFREMLQEINFNDGVPITEEFFVKNIAGKHNEDIALTLFPDDLQRGLKFTDDKEAMFRRLASEQLKPINGLYKLKKWVEDRGLKRAAVTNAPRANAELMISLLGLSDFFHAVIIGDDCQHAKPHPEPYLKALEVLNVSKDHTFVCEDSVSGIKAGVAAGMPVVGLTTRNPEHLLLEAKPTLLIKDYEDPKLWTALEELDKQAAAAKPAA
- the LOC118039313 gene encoding haloacid dehalogenase-like hydrolase domain-containing protein Sgpp, which translates into the protein MTASSGENSAERKSSLSGFAPLEAVLFDVDGTLCDSDPLHYFTFREMLQEINFNGGVPITEKFFSEKLSGKHNEDMALVLFPDDIEGGMKFLADKEAVFRRLAPERLKAVNGLYKMKKWVEDHGLKRAAVTNAPRENAELIISILGLTDFFEALIIGSECEHPKPHPDPYLKALEALKVSKDHTFVFEDSVSGIKAGVAAGLPVVGLTTGNPEHALVEANPTLLLKDYNDPKLWAALEELESAGKAVA